CATGCAGCCGCGCGCGTTCCTTGAACGACTGATGCAGGATCGGAACCTTTTGGCCACTGCGCTCGATGATCTGGCGGCGCGCCTGTTCGGTGATGGAGATCCTGGACTGCCCGTCGAGGGGAAATGCGCTCAGGCCGGGCAGTGCGGCTTTACGGTAGAGCCAGTCAAAGGCGGAGCTTCCCTCCGTGCGCCCAAGGATCACGCTGAGCCCCTCCAGGCTGACAGGTTCCAGAAGCGCCGCCGCATGCAGCCAGCGACGTTGACGGGCCGAAAGCCTGTCCCAGTTGTCGGTCGTGTCCTCAGTGGAGATGTCCGGGGTGAAACTGCCGTTGAGCAGCTCCGCGATGCGTCCGGGCATGCCGTCGGTTTCCTCCAGTAAGTGGTCGGCGTTTTCGACGGGGCGACCACAGGCCATCAGCCATTCGGCGCAAGCCTCCCGCCCCAGCGGCTGGATGGGGCTCTGAGTGAACGCGGCGGGCGGGAGCATCCAGGGGTCCGCCTGTTTGCCCTCTTCCCAGCTTTCCATGCCGGAGAGGAGGTACACCTGCGGGGGCAGTTCGACGTTCTGGTTGAGGGCGCGGGCCAGGGACGTGCCCACCCAGGTCTGGAAGGCCGCCGGAAATTGATCGAAGTCCGCCAGCAGGAAAATAATCCGAAAACGTGCGGCGGGGACGGGAAGGGGGATCGATTTGACCCAGGGCAGCAGCCCGTCGAGGAAGTGGCGCGTGAGGCTTTCGTAGCCATGAGAGCCGGTTGGCTCCTGCTCTGGAAGAGAAGCGAATTCTGCCTGCTGGTAGAGCGGCGGAAGTGGCCGGCTACCGCGGATTGCCTCCGGGGCCGGCAGCTTGGGGAAAGTCGGTCGTACCTGGGGAAAACGGGGGGAGATACCACTCTCGAGCAGTATTCTGGCGGCAGTCTCAACGCGACCCGGGTATTTGAAATGCAGGTTGGAAAACAGAGCTGCCGGGTAAGCTCCCGGCTCTTCCCACAACTGGCGGGAGATGAGTTCAAGCAGGGTTCGCTTTCCGCTGCCGGGTGGTCCATGCAGCAGCACGACCCGGGGGCAATCTCTCGGATGCTGGATATCCCAGCCTTTCTCCAGGAGAGAGGTGGCCTCGATCTTTCGGCCAAAGATTTTTTTATCAGTCGTGAGCATGGTGTGCAGGGGGCGGTCGGGCTGCGTAACGCGGGTGGGGCGATGCCCCGTCGAGCGGTTACGGCAATCCGTTGGAAAACGCTGCGCCTGGTGCGGCGCAGCGTTGAAAAGGAGGGTTTAGGGGCATGAGATTGAGCGGACTTCGAATGTGGTTGAGCATTCAGACGGGCTCGTGCCTGGGGCCGATGGGTTCCTTTCTTGAGCGTGCTTTGGACGAGGCATGCGCTGCCGTGTCCTTTGCGGTTTCATCTTTTTTCTGTTTCCACCACGGTAGAAACTGCTCCAGGGTATCCTGGAAGCAGATCAGCGTGAGCGGCTTGGCAAGGTAGGCGTTCATCCCGGCATCGTAACAGCGTTGGATGTCTTTCGGGCTTACCAAGGCGGTCAGGGCGACAATGGGGATGGTGCGGTACGCTTCCCCGCCGGCGCCGGCACGGATCTTGCGGGTGGTCTGGAAGCCGTCCATTACCGGCATGTTGCAGTCCATCAAGATCAGGTCGAAGTCGTGCTTCTCCCGCATCAGGTCCAGTGCCTCGCTCCCGTGCTGGGCGATACTGGCCTCCGCGCCCAGGCGTTTGAGGACATGCTTGATGAGGAACTGGGCCGTCCGGTCATCCTCGACGGCCAGGATGTGTAACGGGTGCGGTGCCGTCTCGGCAGCGGATGGCGCCTCGGTGGCGGTGGGAAGCTCCTCCAGGCTAAGGGTAAACCAAAAGGTCGAGCCTCGTCCCGCCTCGCTCTCGAAGCCGATCTGTCCGCCCAGACGTTCGATGACCTGGCGACAGTTTGCCAGGCCGAGCCCGGCGCCCTGATAGGCCCGGTCGTCGCCGTCGTCCACCTGGGCGAAGGGTTGAAAGATGATCTCCTTTTTATTTTCGGGGATGCCGATACCGGTGTCTGTGACGGAAAAACGGAAGCGGTCCGATCCGTCGGTCGTTACTTCGCGTTTGACCGCAAAGATGACGCTGCCGGCTTTGGTGAACTTGAGGGCGTTTTCACCGAGGGTAATCAAGACCTGTTCGATAGCGATGTCCGGGCCGTGGAGGAGAGTTCCGTTGAGGGGGTTGCGCACATGCAGGCGGACTTCCTTTTGCGTGCTGATCGGTTGGAGGTTATCGGTGACGCGCCGGAAAAGGTCATTCAGGCAGAAGCGGCCGGGCTCGCCGCTCTCGCGCCGGGTCCTGTTTTCCGCAAACTCCAGGATACGGTCGATGATCGCGGTCAACGAGCGTCCGCCACTCGCTATGCGTTCGAGGATTTCCCGGTTTTCCCCGGAGAGGCTATTCGTCGCCAGGAGATCAGCGCCCGCGATGATCGCATGGAGAGGGGTGCGCAATTCATGCGACATGGTCGCGAGGAAACGGTTCTTCGCGCGGGCGGCCTGTCCCGCGGCGTGCTGGGCTAGGCGAAGCTGGTCGTTCTGTTCCTGGAGAACCTTCAGGGTTTCCCGCAGCTTGTCCTGCGCGAGTCGGCGGTCGCTGATGTCGCACAGGTAGCAATGCGCCAGCGCTGCGCCCGTGTCGAGGCGTTCGATCCTCGCGGTGAGGCTGAGCCAGCGAGGAGAGCCATCTGGGGCGCGTACCTCGATCTCCTCGGTGAGCTGCCCGCCCACGGGGAGTGTTTGATGAATCAGTTGCCAGACACGCGTCTCTTCATGCGGGGGGCAGCATTGGAAGAGCCTGCTGGCGTCATGCGCCATGTCACCGGCGTCCACGCCGAGTAATTCCGGCAGAAGTCGGCTGGCGAAGGGGACCCAGCTATTGCCTTCGGGACCGAAGTGAATTTGCACAATGAGTCCCGGCAGGCGCTGGGAAAGATCGACCAGCAGCCCGCTCTGGCGGTTTACCGTCGCCTGTAGCCGCTCGCGCTCGGAGACATCTTCCTGCCAAGCGAGGAAGCCGGTGAGTGTGTCCTTGGAAATGAGCGGAAAAATCTTTACGGAGGCGGCGTAGAGGCTGCCGTCAAAGCGTCGGTTGACGAGGCGGCCGAACCAGGGAGTGCCCGACTTGATGGTCTTCCAGAGGGTCTCATAGTCAGCTCGCTGTTGGCGTCCGGACTTGAAGACTGCGGGTGTCCGGCCCAGGAGTTCTTGCTGGCTCCAACCGGTCATTTTCAGGAGAGCTTGGTTGGCGTACCTGATATGGCCGTGGCTGTCGGTGATAAAGGCGCCGATGGGTGTCTGGTCCAACAAACGCGTATCCGGTTCCTTGGCATGGCCGGAGTCGTGGTCATTAAAATGCGGCGGTTGTGAAAACATAAAGGCTGCCTTTGGTTACGGCCACGGCGTCTTTGGCTTGATGGCAAAAAACGAGCCCGACCCAATTTTCCGCGCGCGTACACGGGGCAAAGTTTTCGTGCGAATAAATCCCGCCAGCCGTTAAAGCCGGGGGTGGCACGTCCGTAGAGAGTGCGTATCATGAGCTTTGCCCCATCGGTGATACGAGACGCGCGGTCGAGTTGCCGTATGAATTTCGGACAGCCGGGCGCGGGTAAGTGGACCCGTGGAAAAGGGCCGAGCAAGCTAATGTTACCCGCACGAGCCCCGGAGATTGCCGTGGGCCCATAACGATCAACTGTTATTTCCTATGGACGAAACCGCAGAAGACATCACCGCCACTCAGGAAACCACCCGCAGTCGCGCAGGGCGTTACCTGACCTTTAACCTTGGAAGCGAATCTTACGGGATCAGCGTACTGAAGGTCCGGGAAATCATCCAGATGCAGAAGGTGACCCGCGTGCCCTGCGTCCCCGAATACGTCAAGGGTGTCATTAACCTGCGCGGCAAAGTCATCCCCGTGGTGGACCTGCGGCTGAAGTTCGACTTCGGCGAGACCGAGGTCAGCAAGCACACGTGCATTATCGTCGTGGCGATTGTCCGTTCCGACGGCAGCGATGCCCTCACCGGGCTTATCGTGGACGCCGTGGAGGAGGTTTTGCACATCGAGGCCGGACAGATTGAGAACACGCCAGGTTTCTCCGATTCTTCAATTTCGATGGAGTACATCGATGGTATCGCCAAGATCCGGGACACAGTAGCTATGCTACTGGACATCGATCAGGCGGTAGCCGCGTCTGTGCTCGAGAGGATAGTAGAGGATAACCAACCATGAGAGGCATGGCAGGCCGCTTTCCAGTCACGCTAAAGAGGACAGTGGGAGAGTCTGGCAGCGGTCCTGCTATGCCTTCTTTATTCATGCTTATCCGATCCCTTCTCATTGCATATTTTACCTGGTTTTCCTCATTATCACTGGCCTCCTCGGCAAGTGGAGCGGATTCACAGGCAGAAAATTCCGCAGATCAGGGCGGCAATTTTTTCCCAGCTACCGGTTCCTCGCGTACCCGGCACACTTCGCCTGGGTCGCGTTCGTCCGGCAGTTGGTTGTTTTTTTCTTTCGATGCTGATTCGACGCCTTATCTAGAGGCAGGGTTGCTCCCGGTTCCGGTTCCGGTCTCGACCTTGTCCCCGGCCGGTCCGGCTCCGTGCGAAGAGCGGATGACGCTCAGCCTGTTCCTCAAGACAATACATGGCGTCGGGGAAAAAGACGAACCCGCAATCTCGTCCGCGCCCACCGCGCCGGTGGCCGAGACCCGTCCAGCCCCCGCTGTACCGGAGTCAACGGTCCCAGCCGAAACCCCGGTCCACTCCGGGATCGTGTCTACGGCGGGCGGCCCGTCTTCGGTCGTCGCTCCAGTTCTGCCGTACCCGCGCCTTTCTTCGCCTCTCCTGGATGATACGCGATTATTGATGCCGATCGACATGGAGGCGTTTGGAGCCCCCCGGGCTCTTATCGACCTGCCGGTATCGCAGACTTTCCAGCCACCCGCCCCGGTCATCCCGAGTCAGGCAACCTTCGAAATTAAACCCTGATGCGAGACGTAACGACAGGCTTTCTTGTTTTTTTACTGTTGGGCGTTCTGGCTGCGCGTACAGAAGCGGTTTCGGAGGCTTCCGGCGAGTCCTTTCCTGAACCGATGCCCGCGGCTTCCGCGTCGGTTCAGACCACTCCAGATCGACCGTACGTGGATCCGCCCGACCTGAAAGAGTGGGGGTCTTTGGAAGGGCTCGCTCACAAGCTGCGTGAGCAACTCGAACAGGAAGAGTTGTCCTCTGCTCCAGTGGAACCGACAGTTGGACCATCCGGCTCGACGGGGCAAACCGCCGGACAGGAGCCCTCGTATTTCCAACTGCAACTGCAACAGGCCGATGCTCACCGTAAGGCGGGAAACACCCAGGCAGCTATCAAACGGTACACCTGGGTTCTGGAACGGGCTCAGGGAGATGAACTCTTGGAAAAGGGAGCGCTTCTGGGCATGGCGCAAACCTACTTCAGCGCGAAAGAGCCCGAGCGCTGCGTGAGTATTCTGAAGAATTACCTTCGCGCGTATCCCAAGGATGAAAACCGTCCGGAACTGCTTTTCCGTCTGGCTCTGCTGTACCGGGAGATCGGCCTGCACGAGAATGCCATCACCACCTATTACCAGGTACTCAGCGCCATCGTCTCAGAGGGCGAGACGGATTTCGAGCGCTATCTCGATCTCGCCCGGCTGGTCATGTTTGAGATTGCCTGCAGTCATTTCCAGTTGAGGAACTACGAGGTGGCGCTTCAGCATTTCGAGCGCATTGACATCATCCGTATGCACCCCCAAGACCGGGAAACGATCGCTTTTTATTCGTTCGTCTGCCAAGTTCGGCTGGCCCGTCACCAGGAAGCGCTCGAAACGGCCTCGGCCTTTGCCCGGGACTACCCCCAAAGCCCTCTGTTACCGGAGATCATGTACGCCCGGGGGCAGCTCTTGTTCAAGCTGGAGCGTCCGGATGAGGCGGTTGTGGCTCTCGTCGATCTTCTGGAGACGGCTGAGCGTCAGAACGATGAAGAAACTGCCGGATGGCTGCCGTGGAAGCAACAGGCTGGGAACCTGATCGCTAATTACCTCTTTCATAAGGGCGACTACGCTGCCGCTCTGAGCGCTTACCAGGGGCTGGCTTCACTCAATCCCGATCTTTTCTGGCAATTGCCAGTCATTTATCAGATCGGCATCTGCTTTGAACGCCTTCACCTGTACGATCGCGCGCGCGAATCCTACGCTTACATTATTGCTGCCACGGAGGACATGAGCGCCCAGCAGGCCGATGCTCTGCACTCCCTGACGGCTGGCGCACACTGGCGCTACAAACTCCTGAACTGGGTGGACCGGACGGACACCCGCTATCGGTCCTGGGTGGGTACGCCCACCGCCAGGCAGGATGAACTAACCCCAAAACGTATCGAACAATGATCATTGATGTCCTTGATGAACTGGATGCGGTTGGTGTGCGCGCTCGCACCATCTGTGAAGAACACCGAGCTGCCCTGCGCGGGGGTGAAAACCTCGACCCCGACCGAACGACGGGAGAGGTCCGCGAGATCGTCGTTATACTCGACGACGTCCTGCAGACCCTGCGTCGCAGGCGGATCGAGGAGAAGTCGTTTTCACGGCTCGACCAGGATCGTCTCATTTTTGTCCAGCAGAGGTACCTGGCCCTGCTTCATATCCTCGGTGAAACCGAGCGTATGTTTCGGGTTTCACACTCCGTGGGTGCTGCTCAAAGCGCTGGCCGCGTTGGGCCCACTCGGACGGCGAGCTGGAGCGGATGAGGCTGGAACAAACGTTTTTTCTTTTCTCGGTATTTTAGCAGCCAAGCACTCCCTTTGGTCGATCTCGATCAGGCTTAGCATCATCGCACACGTTACCGCCTCCTGAAATATTCGCGTCGAAATCCTTCTTTTTCTCAATCCGGAGCTAAATGCATAAGCTATTTTTAATAAATGCATTGTATCATTTAAAGGGTGATTTGGCCTGTCGTTGAGATGGTCGTCTTAAATAAAACTAATAGGACTGCTAAGCGATTTGAATAATAGGCGATTGGAAAAAACGTTTTTAACTTGATATCTAAGGTTGTTCTCTTATCTTTCTAGTATAAAACCCCTACTTGTTTAGGCCATGTTATCCCCCCAAAAACTGGCTCCCCGCTCGCAAATTGTTGCTAAAGATTCTGTTGGCGAGCGCCAAGGTCCCGGAAAAGCTCCGGGCACGCATGAGACTCTTTTGTCGGAGAGCGATTACCAATACATTCAGGAGCTTGTCTATAAGCTCTCCCGGATTTCGCTCGGCCCGCAGAAAAAGACCCTAGTCGTATCGCGGATCATCAAACGCATGCGGGAATTGCGGTGTGCGACACTGGGCCAGTATTGCGATCTGCTGCGCCGCCCCTCGGGCCAACAGGAACTGAGCGAGCTGATCGACGCGATTTCGACCAACCACACGTATTTTTTCCGGGAAAGTCCGCACTTCGATTATCTGACCCGGCACATCCTCGCCGGCGCGGACCGCTCTGTGCAGCGTCCCTTCTCCATGTGGAGCGCGGCCTGTTCGACGGGGGAGGAGCCCTACAGCTTCGCCATGGTGCTGGAGGAGCAGCGCCTGTACGAGCGCGGTTTCGAGTGGGAGATGGTGGCGACCGACATTTCCCATCATGTGGTGGCCAGGGCTGAGCTGGGTGTGTTCCCGGCCACGGCGTTGACGCGAGTGCCCCAGCGGCTTTTCCGCCATCTGAAGCAGGAGCCCTCGGGAAATTACCGGGTGGTAGACGCCATTCGCCGGCGCATCCGCTTTCTCCAGATGAACCTCTTTGCCCCGCACGCTACGATCAGGGAAAACTTTGACCTGATTGTGTGTCGCAACGTCATGATCTACTTCGATGGCGAGACACGCACGGAGCTGACACAGTCCCTCGTGCGGCGTTTGCGCCCGGGCGGCATCCTTTTTGTCGGACACTCGGAATCCCTGAGCGGCGTCGACGCCCCACTGGAGCGGGTCCAGCCGGCTATCTATAGAAGGATCGCATCATGAATAGCCGCCCGAAGATTCGCGTACTGGTGGTCGATGACTCCGCTGTGGTGCGGCGCACCATCACCGGGCTGCTCAATCAGGAGCCCGATATCGAGGTGCTGGCGGCGGCCGTGGACCCCTACGATGCGCGGGACAAGATTTTGGAACTGCGGCCGGATGTCATCACACTGGACCTGGAGATGCCGCGGATGGACGGGATCACGTTTCTGGAGCATTTGATGTGCAAGCACCCAATGCCAGTCATTGTGCTCAGTTCCCTGACCCAGAAGGGCTCCCGCGCGGCTCTGGCGGCCCTGGAACGCGGGGCGGTGGAGGTCCTGGCCAAGCCCAAGGTCGCCTTTGAATTGGGGGAGACCGGGCGCATCCTGGCTGACACGGTGCGGATGGCCGCGTCGGCGCGTGTGTCTGCTCGCTCCCTGCCTTCCCGTCAAGGCCGCACACAGACAGGAGCTGCCTATTCTCAACTGAGTTGGAACCCCGAGCAGGTGGGATTCATCGGTGCCTCCACCGGGGGCACTGAGGCCATCCGCCTGGTGCTTGAGCAACTGCCGGCTAACATCCCTCCGCTGTGTCTGGTCCAGCATATGCCGGCTTTTATTTCGACAACGTTTGTCCAGCGGCTCGATCAGTGCTGTGCCATGGAGGTGCGTGAGGCGCGAAATGGCGACCGGCTGCGGCCCGGCCTGGCGCTTGTGGCACCAGGGGATTGGCATATGGCACTGTGCGAAGACCGGCATGGCTTTTTCATCCGCCTGCGCCAGAGCCCGAAAATCTGGTATCAGCGTCCCTCCGTAGATGTCCTTTTCCGCAGTGCAGCGTCGCTGTCGCGCGGGCAGTTTACGGCCGCCGTGCTGACCGGCATGGGCCGGGACGGTGCCGAGGGCCTGCGCGAGCTTCGTCAGAAGGGCGCGGTGACCTTTGCTCAGGACGAGGCCACGAGTGTGGTCTACGGCATGCCGAAGATGGCGCTTGAGTGCGGCGGGACGGATCGTGCGCTGCCTTTGCACGGAATCGCTCCGGCCATGCTGGACTCCTTTGTTGCCCAACTTTCCAAACCCACCTTGCGATAACCACTATCCACTTTTACTTTCTTATGAACCACCCTGACAACTCTTTGAGATTAGCCTGCTATGCGGGCAATTCCACCCCCGCCGGTCCTTTTCTTCATGGCACCGGCCAATCCAACCCCGTTTTGCACTGCGAGCCGCAGATTCTGCATTTCAGCGTGCAGCCCGACTGGTGCATTATCAATCATTGCGCCGAAGCCTATGTCCTGGACCCCGACGGTCCGGCTAACCTGAACGGGCGGTCGCTGCGCGAGTTGTTGGTCAAGCTCGATCCGGAGTTGGAGAGCGTGCTGCCCCGCATAGCTGGCAAAGGCTGCAGATGCACACAGACCGGTGAAGATCGAGCCCCCGTCTTCGATAAATGGAGTCTGAGCTGCTTTTCTTCCAGTGCCGAGCCGGGTGCGCCGGTCTTCGTGCGTATTGTCGGTTGTGTGGCTCCGTCGGACAGGGCCATGTCCTCTCCGTCGGACTTTGTGCCGCGGCCTGCCTGGTCCGGAGGCGAGGCATCTTCGCCCGTGCGTGAGCAACACCATGAATATCTCCAGCTCCAGGGCGAGATGAGTGTTGGATCTCGGGGGTTGAAAAGCTCCAAGGAGCTGCCCGGGGTCCACTTTATTCAGGACCCCCACCTGGATTTCGAGGTGATCAATCCGGACCTGCGCAATTTCCTGTCGGCGGAGGCGGCCGCTCTGTTGAAGGATGGGGCGGACTGGCTGAGTTGGATTGACCCGAGAGATCTACCCACCTTCGAGGCGGCCCTGGCGGACTGTCAGAACAGCGCCACATCGGTATCCGTGCGCTACCGGATCAAGTTGCCCGGCGAAGAACGGTCCCGCCACGTTCTGGAGATGCGGCATCCGCTCTACGACGATTCCGGGAAAATGGAGGGCTACGATTGTGCCTGGCTCGACATGACGGCTCACGAGCGTGAGCGCCAGCAGCTTTTCCAGTTCGCCTGGCGCCAGGACATGGCGGACATTTCCACGACGCTGGCGCATGACTTTCACAACCTGCTCTCCGGCATCGGGGCACTGTCCCAGTTGCTCATGGATTCTGAGCCGCAGCACTCCGAGCGCCGGGAAGATTTTCAAGTGATCCGCCACGCTATCGACGAGGCCCAGCATTTGTCCGACCGGCTTATGGCGCTCAATCGCGACAGCTCCGGCCAGAAGCGGCTCCAGGATCTGATCGGCCTGGTGCGCGATCAGGAGCGGTTGATGCGGGCCGTTCTTCCCAAGCAGGCCCAGCTCCACGTGGAGCTGCCAGAGGCGGAATACCCTGTCATGATCGATTCGATTTCATTCCGGCGGGTCTTGCTCAATCTGATCAGCAATGCCCGGGACGCGCTCAAAAAGGAAGACGGCTTTCCCTCGACCGACGGGAGGGTGACGCTTGAGCTCCGGCACGTGGAACTGGAAAATTACACCCGCGATCACCTGATCTCCAGCCGCGTCCCCCGTAGAGGCCGGGCGGCTGAGCTGAGCGTGCGGGATAACGGGTGCGGCATCCCCGCCGAAATCCTGAAGCGGGTATTCGAGCCCTATTTTACCACCAAGCAGCATTCCGGGGGTACCGGGCTGGGACTCTACAGCCTGGTTCAGTTCGCCGAGGAGAATGGCATCGATTTTGGTGTCCGCAGCACGCCCAGCTCCGGCACGACGATTTTCCTGCTGATCCCCTTTAATGAGGCCGAAGATGGTGCCGTGATCGAGGAGGCTAACTCCAGGGCAGGGCAGTCGGTTCCCGGCCAGTCGGCCCCGGTTCCTCATATCGGCATCTACAGCTTGGTGCCGGAGGAGCAATTCGCGCCGACGCCTCTCGGTACCGCGGTGGATCGACTTGACTCCTTTGACCAGTTGGAGGCCTGGCTCGCACACGATGCGGACCAGGAGCGGTTGCTGCTGATCGTGAGCGACATGGAGCATCCTGTGCCGTCACAACTGCGAGACTTGTTGAGGAACACGCCGAACTCAACGCGTCGGATGGTTCTGCTGAAGGGAGCGCATGATCTACTCGAAGACCGCTCCGGGCGAAATGCTCCCGTCGTTCTGGGTGACCACTCTCCGCTGATTGAGCGGATGTATCACTGTGCGACCCACGATCCGGCTTGCCGGCTCAATTGCCTCAAACACCACTTATCCCATGAAGCCCATTGCCCTTATCACACCTGTCCTTA
The DNA window shown above is from Ruficoccus amylovorans and carries:
- a CDS encoding tetratricopeptide repeat protein, whose amino-acid sequence is MRDVTTGFLVFLLLGVLAARTEAVSEASGESFPEPMPAASASVQTTPDRPYVDPPDLKEWGSLEGLAHKLREQLEQEELSSAPVEPTVGPSGSTGQTAGQEPSYFQLQLQQADAHRKAGNTQAAIKRYTWVLERAQGDELLEKGALLGMAQTYFSAKEPERCVSILKNYLRAYPKDENRPELLFRLALLYREIGLHENAITTYYQVLSAIVSEGETDFERYLDLARLVMFEIACSHFQLRNYEVALQHFERIDIIRMHPQDRETIAFYSFVCQVRLARHQEALETASAFARDYPQSPLLPEIMYARGQLLFKLERPDEAVVALVDLLETAERQNDEETAGWLPWKQQAGNLIANYLFHKGDYAAALSAYQGLASLNPDLFWQLPVIYQIGICFERLHLYDRARESYAYIIAATEDMSAQQADALHSLTAGAHWRYKLLNWVDRTDTRYRSWVGTPTARQDELTPKRIEQ
- a CDS encoding protein-glutamate methylesterase/protein-glutamine glutaminase, with product MNSRPKIRVLVVDDSAVVRRTITGLLNQEPDIEVLAAAVDPYDARDKILELRPDVITLDLEMPRMDGITFLEHLMCKHPMPVIVLSSLTQKGSRAALAALERGAVEVLAKPKVAFELGETGRILADTVRMAASARVSARSLPSRQGRTQTGAAYSQLSWNPEQVGFIGASTGGTEAIRLVLEQLPANIPPLCLVQHMPAFISTTFVQRLDQCCAMEVREARNGDRLRPGLALVAPGDWHMALCEDRHGFFIRLRQSPKIWYQRPSVDVLFRSAASLSRGQFTAAVLTGMGRDGAEGLRELRQKGAVTFAQDEATSVVYGMPKMALECGGTDRALPLHGIAPAMLDSFVAQLSKPTLR
- a CDS encoding PAS domain-containing hybrid sensor histidine kinase/response regulator, translated to MFSQPPHFNDHDSGHAKEPDTRLLDQTPIGAFITDSHGHIRYANQALLKMTGWSQQELLGRTPAVFKSGRQQRADYETLWKTIKSGTPWFGRLVNRRFDGSLYAASVKIFPLISKDTLTGFLAWQEDVSERERLQATVNRQSGLLVDLSQRLPGLIVQIHFGPEGNSWVPFASRLLPELLGVDAGDMAHDASRLFQCCPPHEETRVWQLIHQTLPVGGQLTEEIEVRAPDGSPRWLSLTARIERLDTGAALAHCYLCDISDRRLAQDKLRETLKVLQEQNDQLRLAQHAAGQAARAKNRFLATMSHELRTPLHAIIAGADLLATNSLSGENREILERIASGGRSLTAIIDRILEFAENRTRRESGEPGRFCLNDLFRRVTDNLQPISTQKEVRLHVRNPLNGTLLHGPDIAIEQVLITLGENALKFTKAGSVIFAVKREVTTDGSDRFRFSVTDTGIGIPENKKEIIFQPFAQVDDGDDRAYQGAGLGLANCRQVIERLGGQIGFESEAGRGSTFWFTLSLEELPTATEAPSAAETAPHPLHILAVEDDRTAQFLIKHVLKRLGAEASIAQHGSEALDLMREKHDFDLILMDCNMPVMDGFQTTRKIRAGAGGEAYRTIPIVALTALVSPKDIQRCYDAGMNAYLAKPLTLICFQDTLEQFLPWWKQKKDETAKDTAAHASSKARSRKEPIGPRHEPV
- a CDS encoding two-component system sensor histidine kinase NtrB, with translation MNHPDNSLRLACYAGNSTPAGPFLHGTGQSNPVLHCEPQILHFSVQPDWCIINHCAEAYVLDPDGPANLNGRSLRELLVKLDPELESVLPRIAGKGCRCTQTGEDRAPVFDKWSLSCFSSSAEPGAPVFVRIVGCVAPSDRAMSSPSDFVPRPAWSGGEASSPVREQHHEYLQLQGEMSVGSRGLKSSKELPGVHFIQDPHLDFEVINPDLRNFLSAEAAALLKDGADWLSWIDPRDLPTFEAALADCQNSATSVSVRYRIKLPGEERSRHVLEMRHPLYDDSGKMEGYDCAWLDMTAHERERQQLFQFAWRQDMADISTTLAHDFHNLLSGIGALSQLLMDSEPQHSERREDFQVIRHAIDEAQHLSDRLMALNRDSSGQKRLQDLIGLVRDQERLMRAVLPKQAQLHVELPEAEYPVMIDSISFRRVLLNLISNARDALKKEDGFPSTDGRVTLELRHVELENYTRDHLISSRVPRRGRAAELSVRDNGCGIPAEILKRVFEPYFTTKQHSGGTGLGLYSLVQFAEENGIDFGVRSTPSSGTTIFLLIPFNEAEDGAVIEEANSRAGQSVPGQSAPVPHIGIYSLVPEEQFAPTPLGTAVDRLDSFDQLEAWLAHDADQERLLLIVSDMEHPVPSQLRDLLRNTPNSTRRMVLLKGAHDLLEDRSGRNAPVVLGDHSPLIERMYHCATHDPACRLNCLKHHLSHEAHCPYHTCPYRLVHAAGEQLHQSPA
- a CDS encoding chemotaxis protein CheW; amino-acid sequence: MDETAEDITATQETTRSRAGRYLTFNLGSESYGISVLKVREIIQMQKVTRVPCVPEYVKGVINLRGKVIPVVDLRLKFDFGETEVSKHTCIIVVAIVRSDGSDALTGLIVDAVEEVLHIEAGQIENTPGFSDSSISMEYIDGIAKIRDTVAMLLDIDQAVAASVLERIVEDNQP
- a CDS encoding CheR family methyltransferase — protein: MSESDYQYIQELVYKLSRISLGPQKKTLVVSRIIKRMRELRCATLGQYCDLLRRPSGQQELSELIDAISTNHTYFFRESPHFDYLTRHILAGADRSVQRPFSMWSAACSTGEEPYSFAMVLEEQRLYERGFEWEMVATDISHHVVARAELGVFPATALTRVPQRLFRHLKQEPSGNYRVVDAIRRRIRFLQMNLFAPHATIRENFDLIVCRNVMIYFDGETRTELTQSLVRRLRPGGILFVGHSESLSGVDAPLERVQPAIYRRIAS